A genomic window from Halorubrum lacusprofundi ATCC 49239 includes:
- a CDS encoding universal stress protein — MISRVLVPMDESEMAERALRFALEAHPDAEIIVLHVVGQPSSMMGGAAGLALADDTEEAAREQASDLFERAHEIAAESGTEIKTDVMVGHPARAVVNASGEFDTVVIGSHSGSLADRLLVGNIAEKIVRGSAAPVTVVR, encoded by the coding sequence ATGATCTCTCGCGTGCTGGTACCGATGGACGAGTCGGAGATGGCGGAGCGGGCGCTCCGGTTCGCGCTGGAAGCGCACCCGGACGCAGAGATAATCGTGCTCCACGTGGTGGGCCAGCCGTCGTCGATGATGGGGGGCGCGGCCGGACTCGCGCTCGCCGACGACACCGAGGAGGCGGCGCGGGAGCAGGCGAGCGACCTGTTCGAGCGCGCCCACGAGATCGCCGCTGAAAGCGGGACCGAGATCAAAACGGACGTGATGGTCGGCCACCCGGCGCGGGCGGTCGTCAACGCGAGCGGGGAATTCGACACCGTCGTCATCGGGAGCCACAGCGGGAGTCTCGCGGACCGACTGCTCGTCGGTAACATCGCCGAGAAGATCGTCCGGGGCTCTGCGGCGCCCGTGACGGTCGTCCGGTAG
- a CDS encoding S26 family signal peptidase, with protein MTRNLSGLLAPAAAVLLVAVVVAAVAGAWPPFVAVESGSMAPEVERGDLVVVTSTDRFPWGGLVGAAESGAPTTFGSAGDVIVFDPPDDGQRPILHRIAFPVTDGEDWTDRADPALLDGDCSTIAACPAPHDGYITYGDANGEYDQSAGIAPVVREEWITAKALFSVPNLGWFRIGVDAAIARLGVLPTAVGFGGLAAVTGGFGAVLLGRITARRDRSDHGERGGRNR; from the coding sequence GTGACGCGGAACCTCTCCGGCCTGCTCGCGCCCGCCGCCGCGGTCCTGTTGGTCGCGGTCGTCGTCGCCGCGGTCGCTGGAGCGTGGCCTCCGTTCGTCGCCGTCGAGAGCGGGAGCATGGCTCCGGAAGTCGAGCGCGGCGACCTCGTCGTCGTCACGTCGACGGACCGGTTCCCGTGGGGCGGGCTCGTCGGCGCGGCCGAGTCCGGCGCGCCGACCACGTTCGGCAGCGCCGGCGACGTGATCGTGTTCGACCCGCCGGACGACGGCCAGCGACCGATACTGCACCGGATCGCATTTCCGGTGACCGACGGTGAGGACTGGACGGACCGGGCCGATCCCGCGCTGCTCGACGGCGACTGTTCGACGATCGCGGCCTGTCCCGCCCCGCACGACGGGTACATCACCTACGGCGACGCAAACGGCGAGTACGATCAGAGCGCCGGGATCGCGCCCGTCGTCCGCGAGGAGTGGATCACCGCCAAAGCGCTGTTCTCCGTCCCGAACCTCGGCTGGTTTCGGATCGGCGTCGACGCCGCGATAGCCCGGTTGGGAGTCCTCCCAACCGCCGTGGGGTTCGGCGGTCTCGCCGCCGTCACCGGCGGATTCGGAGCGGTCCTTCTCGGTCGGATCACCGCGCGACGCGACCGGTCCGACCACGGTGAGCGCGGTGGTCGGAATCGCTAG
- a CDS encoding ArsR/SmtB family transcription factor — MTDKLSSAEPNEGSTAQRGCCAGVDHSLSDRDLEVDVETLAAVGSETRYGALRLVAASEGGTCGCELEPALGVSQGAVSQALSRLYDAGLLTRRKEGRWRYYDATGRAERLLALLDETRSAGETGSADERRSTDEIEAGSQS, encoded by the coding sequence ATGACTGACAAACTGTCCAGCGCCGAACCGAACGAGGGTTCCACGGCGCAACGCGGGTGCTGTGCGGGTGTCGATCACTCGCTGTCCGACCGCGATCTCGAGGTCGACGTCGAAACCCTCGCTGCGGTCGGCAGCGAGACGCGGTACGGGGCGCTCAGACTCGTCGCCGCGTCCGAGGGCGGCACCTGCGGCTGCGAGCTGGAGCCGGCGCTCGGCGTGAGTCAGGGAGCAGTCAGTCAGGCGCTCTCGCGGCTGTACGACGCCGGGCTCCTCACGCGGCGCAAGGAGGGTCGCTGGCGGTACTACGACGCGACCGGGCGAGCCGAACGACTGCTGGCGCTCCTCGACGAGACGCGATCAGCCGGTGAGACAGGATCCGCCGACGAGAGGCGATCGACCGACGAGATCGAAGCGGGGTCGCAGTCGTGA
- a CDS encoding NYN domain-containing protein: MESSRADDDPVGVALFVDGPNVLREEFDVDLDDVRIAAEAEGQLVTTRLYLDEHATPGLIQAAEARGFEVVVTSGDVDVKLAVDAARFAAEGRMSTLAIASRDTDFKPVVEIANSYGIRTLAIAPGEFGRSDALRNATNDSVTLDGDRNGDGGNDDDETAASAE, encoded by the coding sequence ATGGAATCCAGCCGGGCGGACGACGACCCAGTCGGCGTGGCGCTGTTCGTCGACGGGCCGAACGTGTTGCGCGAGGAGTTCGACGTCGACCTCGACGACGTGCGGATCGCGGCGGAAGCGGAGGGCCAACTCGTGACGACGCGGCTCTACCTCGACGAGCACGCGACTCCGGGACTGATACAGGCCGCGGAGGCCCGCGGCTTCGAGGTCGTCGTCACGAGCGGCGACGTCGACGTGAAGCTCGCGGTCGACGCCGCGCGCTTCGCGGCCGAGGGCCGAATGTCGACGCTCGCGATCGCTTCGCGGGATACCGACTTCAAGCCGGTCGTCGAGATCGCAAACAGCTACGGGATCCGGACGCTCGCGATCGCGCCCGGCGAGTTCGGCCGGTCCGACGCCCTCCGAAACGCCACGAACGACTCGGTGACGCTCGACGGCGACCGAAACGGCGACGGAGGCAACGACGACGATGAAACCGCCGCGTCGGCGGAGTGA
- the fdhF gene encoding formate dehydrogenase subunit alpha — translation MSTEGDEPVKTICPYCGVGCGIKVNQGDDPGDVSFMPWGEAPVNEGRVCIKGGAATQVVDHEDRLTEPLIKEDGEFREATWEEAYSRIVSEMERIRDENDPDAMGFFGSSKTMNEENYLLQKIARRYGTNNVDNCTRMCHASTVWALRRSLGAGAMTNSMVDLEESADVFWIQGANPGEQHPIANSQYFRQAVLEGATVIQVDPHANKTTRSFKIGETDRHMHLQVNPGADIPLLNIVLKTILERHEEEPDAGWIDEAFIDERTEGFDHLKETLEDFDKEAAAEEAGVPLEDIELAAEKYAMANNAAIFTGMGMSQHTCGVDNVQNEINLALITGNLGKPGTGVNPLRGQNNVQGTSDVGAMPNVLPGYQPVNDDEARGSVEDVWGFEVPDEPGLTNVEISHEAGHSVKGLYVMGENPIMSEPDGNEVEERLKSLEFMVAQDIFMTETAEFADVVLPATTWAERGGTVTNTDRRVQRMRGAEMVHENTKHDLDILMEVGSRLFSEDEFRFDDVEAVFEELREVCPIYHGMTYDALGETGIQWPCYEEGDQGDQYLYEDSFDTESGLGHIEGVRHQPPAEVPDEEYPLILTTARLEEHYNTGTMSRRSPTLMRQHPENFVDVHPNDAEEYGIEDGDMVTLRSRRGEIEVKAQVTEDIKEGVVWTTPHFAAASANRLTNDVLDERAKIPEYKAAAADIAVTVSDGGERVDDAEPDAGSEPGDD, via the coding sequence ATGTCCACTGAGGGAGACGAGCCGGTGAAGACCATCTGCCCGTACTGCGGCGTCGGCTGCGGGATCAAAGTGAACCAGGGCGACGACCCCGGCGACGTGAGTTTCATGCCGTGGGGGGAGGCGCCGGTCAACGAGGGGCGGGTGTGTATCAAGGGCGGCGCGGCGACGCAGGTCGTCGACCACGAGGACCGCCTGACGGAGCCGCTGATAAAGGAAGATGGCGAGTTCCGCGAGGCGACGTGGGAGGAAGCCTACTCGCGGATCGTCTCGGAGATGGAGCGGATCCGCGACGAGAACGACCCAGACGCGATGGGATTCTTCGGCTCCTCGAAGACGATGAACGAGGAGAACTACCTCCTCCAGAAGATCGCGCGCCGATACGGCACGAACAACGTCGACAACTGCACGCGGATGTGCCACGCCTCGACGGTGTGGGCGCTCCGGAGGAGCTTGGGGGCGGGCGCGATGACGAACAGCATGGTCGACCTAGAGGAATCGGCCGACGTGTTCTGGATCCAAGGGGCGAATCCCGGCGAACAACACCCGATCGCCAACAGCCAGTACTTCCGGCAGGCCGTCTTGGAGGGTGCGACCGTCATCCAGGTCGACCCGCACGCCAACAAGACCACCCGGTCGTTCAAGATCGGCGAGACCGACCGGCACATGCACCTTCAGGTGAACCCCGGCGCCGATATTCCCCTGCTCAACATCGTCTTGAAGACGATCCTTGAACGCCACGAGGAAGAGCCGGACGCGGGCTGGATCGACGAGGCGTTCATCGACGAGCGCACCGAGGGGTTCGATCACTTGAAAGAGACCCTCGAAGACTTCGACAAGGAGGCGGCCGCGGAGGAGGCCGGCGTCCCCCTCGAAGACATCGAACTCGCCGCCGAGAAGTACGCGATGGCGAACAACGCCGCCATCTTCACCGGGATGGGGATGAGCCAGCACACCTGCGGCGTCGACAACGTGCAGAACGAGATCAACCTCGCGCTGATCACTGGGAACCTCGGGAAGCCCGGCACCGGCGTCAACCCGCTTCGTGGACAGAACAACGTCCAAGGGACCAGCGACGTGGGTGCGATGCCGAACGTCCTCCCCGGCTACCAGCCCGTCAACGACGACGAGGCCCGCGGGAGCGTCGAGGACGTGTGGGGGTTCGAGGTGCCCGACGAGCCCGGGCTCACCAACGTGGAGATTTCCCACGAGGCGGGTCACTCGGTGAAGGGGCTGTACGTGATGGGCGAGAACCCGATCATGAGCGAGCCCGACGGCAACGAGGTCGAAGAGCGCTTGAAGTCGCTGGAGTTCATGGTCGCACAGGACATCTTCATGACCGAGACCGCGGAGTTCGCGGACGTGGTCCTCCCGGCGACGACGTGGGCGGAACGCGGCGGCACAGTCACCAACACCGACCGCCGAGTCCAACGCATGCGCGGCGCCGAGATGGTCCACGAGAACACGAAACACGACCTCGACATCCTGATGGAGGTCGGGAGCCGCCTCTTTAGCGAAGACGAGTTCCGCTTCGACGACGTGGAGGCCGTCTTCGAGGAGCTGCGCGAGGTGTGTCCGATCTACCACGGGATGACCTACGACGCGCTCGGCGAGACCGGGATCCAGTGGCCCTGCTACGAGGAGGGCGACCAGGGCGACCAGTACCTCTACGAGGACTCCTTCGACACAGAGAGCGGGCTCGGACATATCGAGGGCGTCCGCCACCAGCCACCGGCGGAGGTGCCCGACGAGGAGTACCCGCTGATCCTCACCACTGCGCGGCTCGAAGAGCACTACAACACGGGGACGATGAGCCGGCGCTCGCCGACGCTGATGCGACAGCACCCGGAGAACTTCGTCGACGTGCACCCGAACGACGCCGAAGAGTACGGGATCGAGGACGGCGACATGGTGACGCTCCGGTCGCGACGCGGCGAGATCGAAGTGAAAGCGCAGGTGACCGAGGACATCAAGGAGGGCGTCGTCTGGACGACGCCGCACTTCGCGGCCGCCTCCGCGAACCGGCTCACGAACGACGTGCTCGACGAGCGGGCGAAGATACCCGAGTACAAGGCCGCGGCGGCGGACATCGCGGTCACCGTCTCTGACGGCGGGGAACGCGTGGACGACGCTGAGCCCGACGCGGGTTCGGAGCCGGGCGACGACTGA
- the gcvT gene encoding glycine cleavage system aminomethyltransferase GcvT: MSDRRTPLHEVHEERGAKFTDFGGWQMPVEFASISEEHAAVRDSLGVFDVSHMGEIEVSGPDATRLMNRLTTNDVTALDPGDSQYAAITNEDGVMLDDTVVYRLPDGIEAGDGAGALAGLDRDLDAGAGDPAYLFVPNAGHDEQMYDRWVDYRDSEGIDAAVANATDDWAMLAVQGPDAADALDDATPTDRVVDLSKFEATVAAVDEVDSWVARTGYTGEDGFEVMCPAGDAETVWGAFVDAPRDAQPCGLGARDTLRIEMGFLLSGQDFDPETEPRSPYEARIGFIVKLDTEFVGRDALEAQKEEGVDEQFVGIRLLERGVPRNGYAVTDGDLTRIGQLTSGTMSPTLDEPIGLGYLHERYVEPGTEVSVVVRGDEKRAEVVIPPFIDR, from the coding sequence ATGTCAGACCGACGCACCCCTCTCCACGAGGTCCACGAGGAACGCGGCGCGAAGTTCACCGATTTCGGCGGGTGGCAGATGCCCGTCGAGTTCGCGTCGATCAGCGAAGAACACGCGGCGGTCCGCGACTCGCTCGGCGTCTTCGACGTGTCGCACATGGGCGAGATCGAGGTATCGGGGCCGGACGCGACGAGGCTGATGAACCGCCTCACGACCAACGACGTAACCGCGCTCGACCCGGGCGACTCCCAGTACGCCGCGATCACGAACGAGGACGGCGTCATGCTCGACGACACGGTCGTCTACCGACTCCCGGACGGGATCGAGGCGGGCGACGGCGCCGGCGCGCTCGCCGGACTCGACCGCGACCTCGACGCCGGCGCCGGCGACCCCGCGTACCTCTTCGTGCCCAACGCCGGCCACGACGAGCAGATGTACGACCGGTGGGTCGACTACCGGGACAGCGAGGGGATCGACGCCGCGGTCGCGAACGCGACCGACGACTGGGCCATGCTCGCGGTGCAGGGGCCGGACGCGGCCGACGCCCTCGATGACGCGACCCCGACTGACCGAGTCGTCGACCTCTCGAAGTTCGAGGCGACGGTCGCCGCCGTCGACGAGGTCGACAGCTGGGTCGCCCGGACCGGCTACACCGGCGAGGACGGTTTCGAGGTGATGTGTCCGGCCGGCGACGCCGAGACCGTCTGGGGGGCGTTCGTTGATGCGCCGCGCGACGCCCAGCCCTGCGGGCTCGGCGCGCGCGACACCCTCCGGATCGAGATGGGCTTTCTCCTCTCCGGGCAGGACTTCGACCCCGAGACCGAGCCGCGGAGCCCCTACGAGGCCCGGATCGGGTTCATCGTGAAGCTCGACACGGAGTTCGTCGGCCGTGACGCCCTCGAAGCCCAGAAAGAGGAGGGCGTCGACGAGCAGTTCGTCGGGATCCGCCTGCTCGAACGCGGCGTCCCCCGAAACGGATACGCCGTCACCGACGGCGATCTCACGCGGATCGGCCAGCTGACCTCCGGTACGATGAGCCCCACCCTCGACGAGCCGATCGGGTTGGGGTACCTCCACGAGCGCTACGTCGAACCGGGCACCGAGGTGAGCGTCGTCGTGCGCGGTGACGAGAAGCGCGCCGAGGTCGTGATCCCGCCCTTTATCGACCGGTAG
- a CDS encoding arsenite methyltransferase → MTDDVSAEGGEIDAAEQRHAVRERYSDIATEGSSSSCCDGDVDAAGDTGGSTACCGDTAPESMTPEDESRRLGYDEDDIDAVASGANLGLGCGNPTAIASLEPGETVLDLGSGGGFDCFLAAREVGPDGRVIGVDMTPEMVERARENVEKNDADTVEFRLGEIEHLPVADESVDAIISNCVINLSPRKPQVFREAFRVLGPGGRLAVSDVVQTAPFPDDVRLDPSSVSACVAGAATIDEVESMLTDAGFIEIAIDPKAESEAFIRDWDDDRDPSEYVVSATIEARKPR, encoded by the coding sequence GTGACCGACGACGTCAGTGCGGAGGGTGGCGAGATCGACGCGGCAGAACAGCGACACGCCGTTCGCGAGCGGTACAGCGACATCGCGACGGAGGGATCGTCGTCATCGTGTTGCGACGGCGACGTCGACGCCGCCGGAGACACAGGCGGCTCGACGGCCTGCTGCGGCGACACGGCACCGGAGTCGATGACCCCCGAGGACGAGTCCCGCAGACTCGGCTACGACGAGGACGACATCGACGCCGTCGCGTCCGGGGCGAACCTCGGACTCGGCTGCGGGAACCCGACGGCGATCGCGAGCCTCGAACCCGGCGAGACCGTCCTCGATCTGGGCTCGGGCGGCGGGTTCGACTGCTTCCTCGCGGCGCGGGAGGTCGGGCCCGACGGCCGCGTCATCGGCGTCGACATGACCCCCGAGATGGTCGAGCGGGCTCGCGAGAACGTCGAGAAGAACGACGCCGACACCGTCGAGTTCCGCCTCGGCGAGATCGAGCACCTCCCGGTCGCCGACGAATCCGTCGACGCGATCATCTCGAACTGCGTGATCAACCTCTCGCCGCGGAAGCCGCAGGTGTTCCGCGAGGCGTTCCGCGTCCTCGGTCCCGGCGGACGGCTCGCGGTCTCCGACGTCGTTCAGACCGCACCGTTCCCCGACGACGTACGGCTCGACCCGTCGTCGGTCTCGGCCTGCGTCGCCGGCGCCGCGACCATCGACGAAGTCGAGTCGATGCTCACGGACGCGGGGTTCATCGAGATCGCGATCGATCCGAAAGCCGAGAGCGAGGCGTTCATCCGTGACTGGGACGACGACCGCGACCCGAGCGAGTACGTC